A region from the Melioribacteraceae bacterium 4301-Me genome encodes:
- a CDS encoding short-chain dehydrogenase: MDIQNKTVLVLGGWGLVGNAVTRKLVAEKPKRIIITSLKKEEAEEEVKKLYSEYPDMPDDYFVPFWGNIFVRNQFKDISRLELLSDPQKRKILITDIMEELNDEILHSSTIYQLLSTYKPEIIIDCINSATGIAYQDIYSTYHKIKKTIEKKSSQEELIEQTEILLSTLYIPQLIRHVQILYNSMYVNGTKIYVKIGTSGTGGMGLNIPYTHSEEKPSRVLLSKSAIAGAHTLLLFLMGRTPDGPITKEIKPTAAIAWKRIEFGEIKKHGKPIEILNISLDEAVPLTGKLQLKMDKQYKYSGETLKSVFIDTGENGTFSRGEFEAITTQGQMEYVTPEEIAVDAIYEIKGGNTGHDIINALDNATLEPTYRAGFMQHSAVEKLAELEKIHNTNSVAFELLGPPRLSKLLHEINLLKLVCGGMKDIVKETAANLSKKTYDYLKANSKLRNEIISIGIPILTPDGKSLIRGNEIKIPPFRGDNEIEITPKSIDLWAHDGWVDLRESNMEIWKNRLKLLINEAESIPPNDTSSMYVRTKKYWNNFETIDIGKVVGWVFIKEEKGERMKA, translated from the coding sequence ATGGATATTCAAAACAAAACTGTATTAGTATTAGGAGGCTGGGGGCTAGTTGGAAATGCAGTAACAAGAAAACTAGTAGCTGAAAAACCAAAAAGAATAATTATAACATCATTAAAAAAAGAAGAAGCTGAAGAAGAGGTAAAAAAATTATATTCAGAATATCCCGATATGCCAGATGACTACTTTGTTCCCTTCTGGGGAAATATTTTTGTTAGAAACCAGTTTAAGGATATTAGCAGATTGGAATTACTTTCCGACCCACAAAAAAGAAAAATTTTAATTACTGATATCATGGAAGAACTGAATGATGAGATACTGCACAGTTCTACCATTTATCAACTTTTATCTACATATAAGCCTGAAATAATTATAGATTGCATTAACTCAGCGACTGGCATTGCTTATCAGGACATTTATTCTACTTATCATAAAATTAAAAAGACAATTGAGAAAAAATCATCTCAAGAAGAACTAATTGAGCAAACTGAAATTTTACTTTCAACACTTTACATTCCACAGTTAATTCGTCACGTTCAAATACTCTATAATTCAATGTACGTAAATGGTACAAAAATTTATGTTAAAATTGGTACCAGTGGAACGGGCGGGATGGGACTTAATATTCCATACACGCACAGCGAAGAAAAGCCATCGAGAGTACTTTTAAGCAAATCTGCAATTGCGGGCGCACATACTCTTCTTTTATTTCTAATGGGAAGAACACCAGATGGACCAATCACAAAAGAAATTAAACCAACAGCTGCAATAGCTTGGAAAAGAATTGAGTTTGGTGAAATTAAAAAGCACGGCAAGCCTATTGAAATATTAAACATTTCACTTGATGAGGCTGTACCTTTAACCGGTAAATTACAGCTAAAGATGGATAAACAATATAAATATTCGGGTGAAACATTAAAATCGGTTTTTATCGACACAGGTGAAAATGGTACTTTTTCACGTGGAGAATTTGAGGCTATTACTACCCAGGGACAAATGGAATATGTTACGCCAGAAGAAATTGCAGTAGACGCAATTTATGAAATAAAAGGTGGGAACACTGGACACGATATAATTAACGCATTAGATAATGCTACACTTGAACCAACCTACCGCGCTGGTTTTATGCAACATTCAGCAGTTGAAAAGCTTGCTGAATTAGAGAAAATTCACAATACAAATAGCGTAGCATTTGAGTTATTAGGTCCTCCAAGACTTTCAAAATTATTACACGAAATTAACTTGCTTAAATTAGTATGCGGTGGAATGAAAGACATAGTTAAAGAAACAGCAGCTAATCTTTCTAAAAAAACTTACGATTATTTAAAAGCAAATTCTAAATTAAGAAATGAAATTATTTCAATCGGAATACCAATATTAACCCCTGACGGCAAATCACTAATAAGAGGAAATGAGATAAAGATTCCTCCCTTTAGAGGTGACAACGAAATAGAAATTACTCCAAAATCGATTGACCTATGGGCTCATGATGGCTGGGTAGATTTGAGGGAATCTAATATGGAAATATGGAAAAATAGATTAAAGTTATTGATAAACGAAGCTGAATCGATACCGCCAAATGATACAAGCTCGATGTATGTTAGAACAAAAAAATACTGGAATAATTTTGAAACAATTGACATCGGAAAAGTGGTTGGCTGGGTGTTTATCAAAGAGGAAAAAGGCGAAAGAATGAAGGCATAG
- a CDS encoding PTS sugar transporter subunit IIA: MKICEILRKENIIASMKGRTKEEVINELIDLFNEDERVNNLEQVRNAVLEREKIMSTGVGKGFAIPHAKTDGVNEIIAAFGKLDNPIDFKALDDQPVSLIFLLVGKENLVGPHIKLLSRISRMMNKDEFRQSLLKAKSDEEIYKLFEEEEKQYFDII, translated from the coding sequence ATGAAAATTTGCGAAATATTAAGGAAAGAAAATATAATTGCTTCTATGAAAGGAAGAACAAAAGAAGAAGTAATAAATGAACTGATTGACTTGTTTAATGAAGATGAAAGAGTAAATAATTTAGAACAAGTAAGAAATGCAGTTTTGGAAAGAGAAAAAATAATGTCAACCGGAGTAGGAAAAGGATTTGCAATTCCTCATGCTAAAACTGATGGAGTTAATGAAATTATTGCAGCTTTTGGAAAGTTAGATAACCCCATTGATTTTAAGGCACTGGATGACCAGCCCGTTAGCCTGATTTTTCTTCTAGTTGGTAAAGAAAACTTAGTTGGTCCTCACATAAAACTCTTAAGCCGCATTTCGAGAATGATGAACAAAGATGAGTTTCGTCAATCACTTCTTAAAGCAAAATCTGATGAAGAAATTTATAAACTTTTCGAAGAGGAAGAAAAACAATATTTTGATATTATTTAA
- the hisS gene encoding histidine--tRNA ligase yields MIKAITGTKDILPADIPQWRHIESVVLKVMNEFNYKEIRTPVFEQTILFTRGIGESTDIVSKEMYTFLDRSQTSITLKPEMTASVVRAFIEHSLEKKQSLNKFFYISPMFRQERPQAGRLRQFHQFGAEALGSKSPILDAEMIIIPFRILKLLGLKNLSVKINSLGVPQSRENYKKILKEYLKPHLNKLSEDSKKRVNTNILRIFDSKDQKDQEILNNAPLLIEYLDDESLEHFEKVKQALLSAKIPFEVDARLVRGLDYYTHTTFEVISGSVGSQSALCGGGRYDLLVKELGGSETPGVGFAAGIERILLACANEKSLRLNDESLDLFIVNIDKNLSDYAFNVSLFFRENGLSVDLDYLNRSVKAQMREANRQNAKFVLILGGEEFAKGEILLKDMNTSQQVTFLKDELEKVVQKIKSQLDANNLRS; encoded by the coding sequence ATGATTAAAGCCATCACTGGGACTAAAGATATCTTACCTGCCGATATCCCTCAATGGAGACATATAGAATCAGTTGTGCTAAAAGTAATGAACGAGTTTAACTACAAAGAGATTCGTACACCTGTTTTTGAACAAACAATATTGTTTACAAGGGGAATTGGCGAATCGACCGACATAGTTAGTAAGGAAATGTATACTTTTTTGGATAGAAGTCAAACAAGCATAACATTAAAACCGGAAATGACAGCTTCTGTGGTACGAGCTTTTATTGAACATTCATTAGAAAAGAAACAAAGCCTGAATAAATTTTTTTATATATCTCCAATGTTCAGACAAGAAAGACCACAAGCTGGCAGACTCAGACAATTTCATCAATTCGGTGCCGAAGCCTTAGGAAGTAAAAGCCCAATCTTAGATGCTGAAATGATTATCATCCCTTTTAGAATATTAAAACTGCTTGGTTTGAAAAACCTTTCTGTAAAAATAAATTCGCTTGGCGTTCCGCAGTCAAGGGAAAATTACAAAAAAATTCTTAAAGAATACTTGAAACCACATTTAAATAAACTTTCTGAAGATAGTAAGAAAAGGGTTAATACAAATATTTTAAGAATTTTTGATAGTAAAGACCAAAAAGACCAAGAGATTTTAAACAATGCACCTTTATTAATTGAATATCTAGATGATGAGAGTCTTGAACACTTTGAAAAAGTAAAGCAAGCACTCCTTTCTGCAAAAATTCCATTTGAGGTTGATGCTCGATTAGTTCGGGGATTAGATTATTATACACATACAACATTTGAAGTTATTAGCGGCAGCGTTGGTTCACAAAGTGCACTTTGTGGAGGCGGCAGATACGATTTGCTTGTTAAAGAACTTGGCGGCTCAGAAACCCCAGGTGTTGGGTTTGCTGCCGGAATCGAAAGAATATTGCTTGCATGTGCTAATGAAAAATCATTAAGACTTAATGATGAATCTTTGGATTTGTTCATAGTAAATATTGATAAAAATTTGTCTGATTATGCCTTTAACGTTTCATTGTTTTTTAGAGAAAATGGCTTATCTGTAGATTTGGACTACTTGAACCGCAGCGTTAAAGCTCAAATGAGAGAGGCAAATAGACAAAATGCAAAGTTTGTTTTAATCTTGGGTGGAGAAGAATTTGCTAAGGGAGAAATATTGTTGAAAGATATGAACACCTCGCAACAGGTTACTTTTCTTAAAGATGAATTGGAAAAAGTTGTTCAGAAAATTAAAAGTCAATTAGATGCAAATAATTTACGGTCGTAA
- the rlmB gene encoding 23S rRNA (guanosine(2251)-2'-O)-methyltransferase RlmB gives MQIIYGRKPVLEAINSNVEIEHIYVSYGQRGDVINKIFTSAKQNKIKISQISPSKFNQLVKNKNSQGVCALITEYHYKSLQEIISISLKSRYPLILIIDSVQDPHNLGAILRTAECAAVDGVLITSNNTAPINDTVQKASAGAVTHLNIAKIGNLNNTIQRLKDFNFWIAGTYISEKSKNYTDIDFKIPLALIVGNEEKGIRKLTADNCDILVKIPMYGNISSLNVSVAAGVILFEIIRQRNY, from the coding sequence ATGCAAATAATTTACGGTCGTAAACCAGTTTTAGAGGCAATTAATTCAAATGTTGAAATAGAGCATATTTATGTGTCTTATGGCCAACGAGGAGATGTAATAAATAAAATTTTTACTTCAGCTAAGCAAAACAAAATAAAAATTTCTCAAATTTCCCCTTCTAAATTTAATCAGCTTGTAAAAAACAAAAACTCTCAAGGTGTATGTGCATTAATAACGGAATATCATTATAAATCCCTGCAAGAAATTATTAGTATTTCTCTAAAGTCGAGATACCCGTTGATTCTAATTATAGATTCTGTGCAGGACCCGCATAATTTAGGCGCTATATTACGTACTGCCGAATGTGCTGCAGTTGATGGTGTGCTTATTACTTCAAATAATACCGCCCCAATAAATGATACTGTGCAAAAAGCTTCAGCTGGCGCAGTGACACACTTAAATATTGCCAAGATTGGCAATCTTAACAATACAATTCAACGACTAAAAGATTTTAATTTCTGGATTGCTGGAACTTATATCTCTGAAAAATCAAAAAATTATACAGATATAGATTTTAAAATTCCTTTAGCCTTAATTGTAGGTAATGAAGAAAAAGGAATAAGAAAATTAACAGCAGACAATTGCGACATACTTGTAAAAATTCCTATGTATGGCAATATCTCATCATTAAATGTTTCGGTTGCTGCAGGCGTAATATTATTTGAAATAATTAGACAACGAAATTATTAA
- the sufB gene encoding Fe-S cluster assembly protein SufB, whose translation MSQIKNQEIDKVQEKKLEDVKVLDEFTKSEYKWGFVTDIETESAPKGLSEEIIRFISEKKNEPEWMTEWRLKAYRHWLKMEEPHWANVKYPPIDYQNISYYSAPKKRPQLNDLSEVDPELLKTFEKLGIPLEEQKKLAGVAVDAVFDSVSVATTFKETLKEKGIIFCSISEAIRNHPELIKKYLGSVVPYTDNFFAALNSAVFSDGSFVYIPKGVRCPMELSTYFRINAQETGQFERTLIIADEGAYVSYLEGCTAPIRDNNQLHAAVVELIALDNAEIKYSTVQNWYPGDKEGKGGVYNFVTKRGACRGKHSKISWTQVETGSAITWKYPSCILQGDYSVGEFYSVAVTNNFQQADTGTKMIHLGKHTKSTVVSKGISAGRSNNSYRGLIRIGKNAEGARNFTQCDSMLMSDKCGAHTFPYIEIENNTAKVEHEATTSKVGEDQIFYLNQRGISTEDAVNMIVNGFCKEVFNELPMEFAVEAQKLLAVSLEGSVG comes from the coding sequence ATGAGCCAAATTAAGAACCAAGAAATAGATAAAGTACAGGAAAAAAAGCTAGAAGATGTAAAAGTATTAGATGAATTCACTAAATCAGAATATAAGTGGGGATTTGTTACTGATATTGAAACTGAGTCGGCACCAAAAGGTTTGAGTGAAGAAATCATCAGATTTATTTCAGAGAAAAAGAATGAACCAGAATGGATGACAGAATGGCGATTAAAAGCTTACCGGCATTGGCTTAAAATGGAAGAACCTCATTGGGCAAATGTAAAGTATCCTCCTATCGATTATCAAAATATAAGCTACTATTCTGCTCCTAAAAAAAGACCGCAGCTAAATGATCTTAGCGAAGTTGACCCTGAATTGTTAAAGACTTTCGAAAAACTTGGTATTCCTCTCGAAGAGCAGAAAAAGCTGGCAGGTGTAGCTGTTGATGCAGTTTTCGATTCGGTTTCGGTTGCAACGACTTTTAAGGAAACGCTAAAAGAAAAAGGAATAATTTTTTGCTCTATTTCAGAAGCCATTAGGAATCATCCTGAGCTGATAAAAAAGTATCTTGGCTCAGTAGTTCCATATACTGATAACTTTTTCGCAGCTCTTAACTCAGCTGTTTTTAGTGATGGCTCTTTCGTTTATATACCTAAAGGCGTCCGCTGTCCTATGGAACTTTCAACCTATTTTAGAATTAATGCACAAGAAACTGGACAATTTGAAAGGACATTAATTATAGCTGACGAAGGTGCTTATGTTAGTTACTTGGAAGGATGCACTGCGCCTATACGAGATAATAATCAGCTGCATGCTGCTGTTGTTGAATTAATTGCATTAGATAATGCTGAAATTAAGTACTCAACAGTGCAAAATTGGTATCCGGGTGATAAAGAAGGTAAAGGCGGTGTATATAATTTTGTTACAAAACGAGGTGCCTGCAGAGGTAAGCACTCTAAAATTTCATGGACTCAAGTAGAAACAGGCTCTGCAATTACATGGAAATACCCAAGCTGCATTTTACAGGGAGATTATTCAGTAGGCGAGTTTTATTCTGTTGCTGTAACAAATAATTTTCAGCAGGCCGATACCGGCACAAAAATGATTCACCTTGGAAAGCACACTAAAAGTACAGTCGTATCTAAAGGAATTTCTGCCGGTAGAAGCAATAATTCTTACAGAGGATTGATTCGCATTGGTAAAAACGCTGAAGGGGCTAGAAATTTTACACAATGCGATTCGATGCTTATGAGTGATAAGTGCGGTGCTCATACTTTCCCTTATATCGAAATTGAAAATAATACCGCTAAAGTTGAACATGAAGCAACTACTTCTAAAGTTGGTGAGGACCAAATATTTTATTTGAACCAACGCGGAATTTCTACTGAAGATGCTGTAAATATGATTGTTAATGGCTTTTGCAAGGAGGTTTTTAATGAGCTTCCAATGGAGTTTGCAGTAGAGGCACAAAAACTCTTGGCAGTCTCACTCGAGGGAAGTGTAGGATAA